One part of the Truepera radiovictrix DSM 17093 genome encodes these proteins:
- a CDS encoding MbnP family copper-binding protein, with amino-acid sequence MKTTAVLAALAAFALPLASAQDDVSPVTLTFDVRAGDERVSCGAPLPPLGSEATETELLDLRFYVSNVRLLSATGDEVPLELEQNAWQHGPVALLDFEDGSGSCEGGTAETNTQVMGRAPAGDYIGVAFTLGVPFTLNHLDVTTAPSPLNLSALWWNWQAGYKFARIDLQTASSPEATGGGEHAATPESDPEDTEGHAAPREGFWPLHLGSTGCASPSSVVPPNAECERPNRVEVRLELDPMRDTIVADLARLYEGVDLSQSLELAPPGCMSGHDDPDCEVVFTNLGLDLQSGSSEPGASFFRVARAQ; translated from the coding sequence ATGAAAACGACCGCCGTCCTCGCCGCGCTCGCTGCTTTCGCCCTGCCGCTCGCGAGCGCGCAGGATGACGTTTCCCCCGTGACCCTCACCTTCGATGTTCGCGCTGGTGACGAGCGCGTCTCGTGCGGCGCGCCGCTGCCACCCCTGGGCAGCGAGGCGACTGAAACCGAACTTCTCGACCTGCGCTTTTACGTCTCTAACGTCCGCTTGCTGAGCGCCACCGGCGATGAGGTACCCCTCGAGCTCGAGCAGAACGCTTGGCAGCACGGGCCCGTCGCGCTCCTCGACTTTGAGGACGGCAGCGGCAGCTGCGAGGGGGGAACGGCGGAGACCAACACCCAGGTGATGGGGCGCGCCCCGGCGGGCGACTACATCGGCGTCGCCTTTACCCTCGGGGTGCCCTTTACGCTCAATCACCTCGACGTCACCACCGCCCCTAGCCCGCTCAACCTGAGCGCCCTCTGGTGGAACTGGCAGGCGGGGTACAAGTTCGCCCGCATCGACCTGCAGACCGCTAGCAGCCCCGAAGCGACCGGCGGGGGCGAGCACGCTGCGACGCCGGAGAGCGACCCCGAGGACACCGAGGGGCATGCCGCGCCGCGCGAGGGGTTCTGGCCCCTTCACCTGGGCAGCACCGGCTGCGCTTCGCCCTCGAGCGTCGTCCCCCCCAACGCCGAGTGTGAGCGCCCCAACCGCGTCGAGGTGCGGCTCGAGCTCGACCCCATGCGCGACACCATCGTCGCCGACCTCGCACGGCTTTATGAGGGCGTCGACCTCAGCCAGTCGCTCGAGCTCGCCCCTCCGGGGTGCATGTCGGGCCACGACGACCCCGACTGCGAGGTCGTGTTCACCAACCTCGGACTCGACCTCCAGAGTGGCAGCAGCGAGCCGGGAGCGAGCTTTTTCCGCGTAGCGCGCGCGCAGTAG
- a CDS encoding DUF3140 domain-containing protein has protein sequence MAQEDVEREFAELVNMQPKELERWLETDASKSVGQKDGNGESKGHASGRRILSIKRKKKAELTDEDRAHMRRVVGYIKRHLAQRPEGDPKESNWRYSLMNWGHDPCKDDG, from the coding sequence ATGGCACAAGAGGATGTCGAGCGTGAGTTCGCCGAACTCGTCAACATGCAACCCAAGGAGCTAGAGCGGTGGCTCGAGACCGACGCTTCAAAGTCGGTCGGTCAAAAAGATGGGAACGGCGAGTCCAAGGGACACGCCTCCGGCAGGCGCATCCTCAGCATCAAACGCAAGAAGAAGGCTGAACTCACCGACGAGGACCGAGCGCACATGCGCCGCGTGGTCGGTTACATCAAACGCCACTTAGCGCAGCGGCCCGAGGGAGACCCCAAGGAGAGCAACTGGCGCTACTCGCTCATGAATTGGGGTCACGACCCCTGTAAGGACGACGGTTAG
- a CDS encoding copper resistance CopC family protein encodes MIVRALALLTCSALGAAHAHAELISSSPAAGATLTEPPAEVVLTFSESVTLDFSLFKVYPLPVEAAQASLEVGAAHAGATETGGALPPAPTPDPDDPDTLDEAATTLAAQVLPLQDDEDARVDTGVQADGPTVTLSLQEALPAGAYVVMWRALAEDGRLIQDFFTFTYDPEGSE; translated from the coding sequence ATGATCGTACGCGCCCTTGCTCTCTTGACCTGTAGCGCTCTTGGCGCCGCACACGCGCACGCCGAACTCATCTCCTCGAGCCCCGCGGCCGGCGCCACCCTCACCGAGCCCCCCGCCGAGGTGGTGCTGACGTTTAGCGAGAGCGTCACGCTCGACTTCAGCCTCTTCAAAGTCTACCCGCTCCCCGTCGAGGCGGCGCAGGCGTCGCTCGAGGTGGGTGCGGCGCATGCGGGCGCTACCGAGACGGGCGGGGCGCTCCCCCCGGCACCCACCCCAGACCCAGACGACCCCGACACCCTCGATGAGGCTGCCACCACCCTCGCCGCCCAGGTGCTCCCACTCCAAGACGACGAGGACGCGCGCGTCGATACGGGGGTGCAAGCCGACGGCCCCACGGTCACGCTCAGCCTCCAGGAGGCGCTACCAGCGGGGGCGTACGTGGTGATGTGGCGCGCGCTCGCCGAAGACGGGCGTCTGATCCAAGACTTTTTTACCTTCACCTACGACCCCGAAGGGAGCGAGTAG
- a CDS encoding copper resistance CopC family protein → MTPLTATTLFRVLLACAALLGGAAHAHAYLEASTPAEGEVLSELPEAVTLRFTEPTEVNFSLYKVYPLEAEIDLSAENAQQRLSALAGQLVSEVLEARDDDEARADTGVQADGRVSAEVTLPLKEGLQAPHYVVMWRVLSIDTHTTQGFFTFSVLP, encoded by the coding sequence ATGACGCCGCTCACCGCTACCACCTTGTTCCGCGTGCTCCTGGCGTGCGCCGCCCTCTTGGGGGGGGCGGCGCACGCCCACGCCTACCTCGAGGCGTCGACGCCGGCCGAAGGGGAGGTCTTGAGCGAACTCCCCGAGGCGGTGACGCTGCGCTTTACCGAGCCGACCGAGGTCAATTTCAGCCTCTACAAGGTCTACCCCCTCGAGGCGGAGATCGACCTGTCGGCCGAGAACGCGCAGCAGCGGCTGAGTGCCCTCGCCGGGCAGCTCGTCTCGGAGGTCTTAGAGGCCAGGGACGACGACGAGGCGCGCGCCGACACCGGCGTGCAAGCCGACGGACGCGTCAGCGCCGAGGTCACGCTGCCGCTCAAGGAGGGCTTGCAGGCGCCGCACTACGTCGTGATGTGGCGCGTGCTGTCGATAGACACCCACACCACGCAGGGGTTTTTTACCTTTAGCGTGCTTCCCTAG
- a CDS encoding FixH family protein, translating into MKRLVLMLLLCAPLSACRPPEAASGAGSVQNPPGVRVSLELPNPPAVGPAEVLVYVLDGSEGVSEAQVTVTGNMTHAGMEPVIAEAQELEPGLYSVPDFDLNMAGDWLLTAEVTLPDGARASADRPISVPGG; encoded by the coding sequence GTGAAGCGACTTGTCCTGATGCTCCTTTTGTGCGCGCCCCTTAGCGCCTGCCGGCCGCCCGAAGCGGCCAGCGGTGCGGGGAGCGTGCAGAACCCGCCGGGGGTGCGCGTGAGCCTCGAGCTGCCCAACCCCCCCGCCGTCGGCCCCGCCGAGGTGCTCGTCTACGTCCTCGACGGTAGCGAGGGCGTCTCCGAGGCGCAGGTCACGGTGACGGGCAACATGACGCACGCCGGCATGGAGCCGGTCATCGCCGAGGCGCAGGAGCTCGAGCCCGGCCTCTACAGCGTCCCCGACTTCGACCTCAACATGGCGGGCGACTGGCTGCTCACCGCCGAGGTGACCCTGCCCGACGGCGCCCGCGCGAGCGCCGACCGGCCGATCTCCGTTCCCGGAGGCTAA
- a CDS encoding methanobactin export MATE transporter MbnM, which translates to MRRHTQLTPRYARADRRGAKGVTGRRLDLWLLGGVLSALFLPVAVVFGHTLVQTTHAGRSSTSASSVSAPAPAAPFTWELPPGFPQPLVPDDNPMSHAKVALGRHLFYDVRLSGNQTQACASCHVQARAFTDGRERSVGSTGERGPRNAPSLANVVYMPTLNWANPTLTELERHILVPMFGENPVELGLAGREDELLARLRADRRYQELFHAAYPELDDPFSVRTTVQALAAFVRTLLSGDSPYDRFVYGGAWDALSDSAQRGLELFLSERLECHHCHGGFNFAGPTVHENTTFRESAFHNTGLYNLGGKGRYPHPNTGLYEITGDPADMGRFRAPSLRNVAVTAPYFHDGSAQTLEEVVRFYEAGGRVIASGPNAGDGRTNPFKSGFVMGFSLTDDERADLIAFLESLTDETFLTDPRFSNPWTEPQRARRVKLTR; encoded by the coding sequence ATGCGTAGACACACGCAGCTAACGCCACGGTACGCGCGGGCAGACCGGCGCGGCGCCAAGGGCGTCACCGGTCGCCGTCTGGACCTCTGGCTTCTGGGAGGGGTGCTCAGCGCGCTCTTTCTTCCCGTTGCGGTCGTTTTCGGTCACACCCTCGTGCAGACGACCCACGCGGGCCGCAGCAGCACCTCGGCCAGCAGCGTCTCGGCGCCCGCCCCCGCCGCGCCCTTTACCTGGGAGCTTCCCCCGGGCTTCCCGCAACCCCTCGTCCCCGACGACAACCCCATGTCGCACGCCAAGGTGGCGCTCGGGCGGCACCTCTTTTACGACGTGCGGCTCTCCGGCAACCAGACGCAGGCGTGCGCCTCGTGCCACGTCCAAGCGCGCGCCTTTACGGACGGGCGGGAGCGCAGCGTCGGTTCGACCGGCGAGCGGGGGCCGCGCAACGCCCCCTCGCTCGCCAACGTCGTCTACATGCCGACGCTCAACTGGGCCAACCCGACGCTCACCGAGCTCGAGCGGCACATCCTCGTCCCCATGTTCGGCGAAAACCCCGTCGAGCTCGGCCTCGCGGGGCGCGAAGACGAGCTGCTAGCACGGCTGCGCGCCGACAGGCGCTACCAAGAGCTCTTTCACGCCGCCTACCCCGAGCTCGACGACCCCTTCTCGGTGCGCACCACCGTGCAGGCGCTCGCAGCCTTTGTGCGCACGCTTCTTTCGGGCGATTCGCCCTACGACCGCTTCGTCTACGGCGGCGCCTGGGACGCGCTCTCCGACTCGGCGCAGCGCGGGCTCGAACTCTTTTTGTCCGAACGCCTCGAGTGCCACCACTGCCACGGCGGGTTCAACTTCGCCGGCCCTACGGTCCACGAGAACACGACCTTTAGAGAGAGCGCCTTTCACAACACCGGGCTCTACAACCTCGGCGGCAAGGGCCGCTACCCGCACCCCAACACCGGCCTCTACGAGATCACCGGTGACCCCGCCGACATGGGCCGGTTTCGCGCGCCGAGCCTCCGCAACGTCGCCGTCACCGCACCCTACTTTCACGACGGCAGCGCCCAGACCCTCGAGGAGGTCGTGCGCTTTTATGAAGCCGGCGGGCGGGTGATCGCCTCGGGACCCAATGCGGGCGACGGGCGGACGAACCCCTTCAAGAGCGGCTTCGTCATGGGGTTTTCCCTGACCGACGACGAGCGCGCCGACCTCATCGCCTTTTTAGAGAGCCTAACCGACGAAACCTTCCTCACCGACCCCCGTTTCAGCAACCCCTGGACCGAGCCGCAGCGAGCGCGGCGCGTTAAGCTAACGAGATGA
- a CDS encoding copper resistance D family protein, with protein sequence MDALLKASAYLGALLLLGAGLYRFALRPGAPERSLRALALLGAALLVLGSLGDLVWTLVRLTGRFDAGLTLEYAATTRHGRWVLARVALAGALVGLLRVSRPWPFGLAGAGVLLSFSALSHGAVMHGPPALVADLGHLAAAMLWGGAVLFAALGWRGLGEARLGVLGRVSRIGLWSVLLLVATGVYASALHIERPEVLVTTRYGWSLLGKVALVGLTLALAALNRWHFLPRLRRGNSATLTHRFGAVLLAEAGLLLAIFAVTGVLTTSPLPHD encoded by the coding sequence GTGGACGCCCTTCTAAAGGCCTCGGCGTACCTCGGCGCGCTGCTGCTCCTGGGCGCCGGGCTCTACCGCTTCGCGCTCCGCCCCGGCGCGCCGGAGCGCTCCCTGCGCGCGCTCGCCCTCCTCGGGGCCGCACTGCTCGTCCTCGGCAGCTTGGGCGACCTCGTCTGGACGCTCGTTCGGCTCACCGGCCGCTTCGACGCGGGGCTCACGCTCGAGTACGCCGCCACGACCCGTCACGGGCGCTGGGTGCTCGCGCGCGTCGCGCTCGCCGGCGCGCTCGTCGGGCTTTTGCGCGTTTCGCGCCCGTGGCCCTTTGGGCTAGCGGGCGCCGGGGTGCTCCTCTCGTTTAGCGCCCTTAGCCACGGCGCCGTGATGCACGGCCCCCCCGCGCTGGTCGCCGACCTGGGGCACCTCGCTGCCGCGATGCTCTGGGGCGGCGCGGTGCTCTTTGCCGCCCTTGGCTGGCGCGGCCTCGGGGAGGCGCGCCTAGGGGTGCTCGGACGCGTCTCCCGCATCGGCTTGTGGAGCGTGCTCTTGCTCGTCGCCACCGGCGTCTACGCCAGCGCGCTCCACATCGAGCGCCCCGAGGTCCTCGTCACTACCCGCTACGGCTGGTCGCTCCTCGGTAAGGTCGCCCTCGTCGGCCTTACCCTCGCGCTCGCAGCGCTTAACCGCTGGCACTTTCTGCCGCGGCTGCGTCGGGGGAACTCGGCCACGCTTACCCACCGTTTCGGCGCCGTTTTGCTCGCCGAAGCGGGGCTGTTGCTGGCGATCTTCGCCGTGACCGGCGTGCTCACCACGAGCCCTTTACCTCACGATTAG
- a CDS encoding menaquinone biosynthesis decarboxylase, whose translation MYTDLQSFVAELERRGELLRIRESVSAELEITEIADRMVKTGGPALLFENVAGKDFPLVIGLYGTRERMALALGAKSLDAIGERIRNLTEVKLGGGLLGLASNLPKLKELASLPPKRVRGGPVQEVVWRGDEVDLTKLPILTCWPQDGGPFITLPLVISKDPETGEPNIGMYRMQVYDRATTGMHWQRHKTGAKHLEKAKRLGRRLEVAVALGGDPALTYAATAPIPPIPGINEFSLTGFLRGRSIELTKALTVDLEVPANAEFVLEGYVDPEEPWRPEGPFGDHTGFYTLSDLYPVFHVTAITMRERPLYPATIVGRPPMEDAYLIEASERIFLVPAQLILPEIVDYHMPPAGIAHNLVNVVINKEYPGQAYKVANGLLGLGQMMFAKVLLVTDEKVKPQEHLAFWRTVLQNAVPGRDSQFAKGPIDVLDHSSRSWSYGSKLIVDGTRKHDEEGANAAWTPNETRSQAELPTHEAVSRQHQLAGGFWFLTTHKQRAGQGRELGAWAAAQPEATGVRLIAVLDHETDPADFEDCIWTLLNNIDPERDVEVLTGPSGPVFVMDGTPKLPEEGFHRGWPEKITMTEAVKRKVDALWPRLVNEPVPG comes from the coding sequence ATGTACACCGACCTGCAGAGCTTCGTAGCCGAACTCGAGCGCCGCGGCGAACTGCTGCGGATTCGCGAAAGCGTCTCGGCGGAGCTCGAGATCACCGAGATCGCCGACCGCATGGTGAAGACGGGCGGCCCCGCTTTGCTGTTTGAAAATGTCGCCGGTAAGGACTTCCCGCTGGTGATCGGGCTCTACGGCACCCGTGAGCGTATGGCGCTGGCACTGGGCGCCAAAAGCCTCGACGCCATCGGCGAGCGCATCCGCAACCTCACCGAGGTCAAGCTGGGCGGCGGCCTTTTGGGGCTCGCCTCGAACCTGCCCAAACTCAAAGAGTTGGCCTCGCTGCCGCCCAAGCGCGTGCGGGGCGGCCCCGTCCAGGAGGTCGTGTGGCGCGGGGACGAGGTCGACCTCACCAAGCTCCCCATCCTCACGTGTTGGCCCCAAGACGGCGGGCCCTTTATCACCCTGCCCTTGGTCATCTCCAAAGACCCCGAGACGGGCGAGCCGAACATCGGCATGTACCGGATGCAGGTCTACGACCGCGCGACCACCGGGATGCACTGGCAGCGGCACAAGACGGGCGCGAAGCACCTTGAAAAGGCCAAGCGGCTGGGGCGTCGGCTCGAGGTGGCCGTCGCATTAGGCGGCGACCCCGCGCTCACCTACGCCGCCACCGCCCCCATCCCGCCCATTCCGGGGATCAACGAGTTTTCACTCACGGGCTTTTTGCGCGGGCGCTCGATCGAGCTGACCAAAGCCCTCACGGTCGACCTCGAGGTGCCCGCGAACGCCGAGTTCGTTTTAGAGGGTTACGTCGACCCCGAAGAGCCCTGGCGCCCCGAGGGGCCCTTCGGCGACCACACCGGCTTCTACACGCTTTCTGACCTCTATCCGGTCTTTCACGTTACGGCCATCACCATGCGCGAGCGCCCCCTCTACCCGGCGACGATCGTGGGCCGCCCACCGATGGAGGACGCCTACCTCATCGAGGCTTCAGAGCGCATCTTTCTGGTACCCGCGCAGCTCATCTTGCCCGAAATCGTGGACTATCACATGCCCCCCGCCGGCATCGCCCACAACCTGGTCAACGTGGTCATCAACAAAGAGTACCCGGGACAAGCCTACAAGGTCGCCAACGGCCTGCTGGGTCTGGGGCAGATGATGTTCGCCAAGGTGCTGCTGGTGACCGACGAAAAGGTCAAGCCGCAAGAGCACCTCGCGTTCTGGCGCACGGTTCTCCAAAACGCCGTGCCGGGGCGGGATTCGCAGTTCGCCAAGGGGCCCATCGATGTGCTCGACCACTCGAGCCGCTCGTGGAGCTACGGCAGCAAGCTGATCGTAGACGGCACCCGCAAACACGACGAGGAGGGGGCGAACGCCGCCTGGACGCCGAACGAAACGCGCTCACAAGCGGAGCTCCCCACACACGAAGCGGTGTCGCGGCAGCACCAGCTCGCCGGCGGCTTCTGGTTTTTGACCACCCACAAACAGCGCGCGGGGCAGGGTCGGGAGCTCGGGGCGTGGGCCGCCGCGCAGCCCGAAGCCACCGGGGTGCGGCTGATTGCCGTGCTCGACCACGAGACCGACCCCGCAGACTTTGAAGACTGCATCTGGACGCTTCTCAACAACATCGACCCGGAGCGCGACGTCGAGGTCTTAACGGGGCCGAGCGGACCGGTGTTCGTGATGGACGGCACGCCCAAGCTCCCCGAGGAGGGGTTTCACCGCGGCTGGCCCGAAAAGATCACCATGACAGAAGCCGTCAAGCGCAAAGTCGACGCGCTCTGGCCCCGGCTCGTCAACGAGCCCGTCCCCGGTTGA
- a CDS encoding sulfite oxidase-like oxidoreductase, which translates to MLGKIFHKAPASSNVPPGQSVTERFPVMTYGPTPRVSEATFELRIFGLAEETTLSWEALLALPQTRITRDFHCVTHWSKLGVSWTGVLTTELIRHLAVHPEATHVMLHCYGGYTTNLALEDFLADGCLIAHKLEGQPIPVDHGGPVRAVIPHLYAWKSAKWLSGIEFMRGDRPGFWERNGYHRRGDPFREERYS; encoded by the coding sequence ATGCTCGGCAAGATCTTCCACAAGGCGCCCGCCAGCTCCAACGTGCCCCCGGGACAGAGCGTGACGGAGCGCTTTCCCGTGATGACCTACGGTCCTACCCCGCGCGTCAGCGAGGCGACCTTTGAGCTGCGCATCTTCGGGCTCGCCGAAGAGACGACCCTCTCGTGGGAGGCGCTCCTCGCCCTGCCGCAGACGCGCATCACCAGGGACTTTCACTGCGTGACGCACTGGTCGAAGCTGGGCGTGAGCTGGACGGGGGTGCTGACGACCGAGCTGATACGGCACCTCGCGGTCCACCCCGAAGCGACGCACGTGATGCTGCACTGCTACGGCGGTTATACCACCAACCTCGCGCTCGAGGACTTTTTGGCGGACGGCTGCCTGATCGCGCACAAGCTCGAAGGGCAGCCCATCCCGGTCGACCACGGCGGACCGGTGCGCGCGGTGATCCCGCACCTCTACGCCTGGAAGAGCGCCAAGTGGCTCTCCGGGATCGAGTTCATGCGGGGGGACCGGCCGGGGTTTTGGGAGCGCAACGGCTACCATAGGCGCGGCGACCCCTTTCGCGAAGAGCGCTACAGCTAA
- a CDS encoding Maf family protein codes for MSNPPIILASASPRRRELLQNLGLHFDVIPADIDETHGPDETPFELVRRLSVTKAEAVARRYPDALVIAADTLVVLRGEILGKPKDREQNRDFIARLSGRTHEVFTGHALRRGEGRAERVVRTAVRFRKLTDDEIDRYVATGEGLDKAGGYAVQGRGAALVREVRGCYFSVVGLGVATVVALGRELGVTLV; via the coding sequence GTGAGCAACCCCCCCATCATCCTGGCGAGCGCTTCGCCGCGGCGCCGCGAGCTGCTGCAGAACCTGGGCCTACACTTCGACGTGATCCCCGCCGACATCGATGAAACGCACGGCCCCGACGAAACCCCTTTCGAGCTCGTGCGCCGCCTGAGCGTTACCAAGGCCGAGGCGGTAGCGCGGCGCTACCCGGACGCGCTCGTGATCGCCGCCGACACGCTCGTCGTGCTGCGCGGCGAGATTTTAGGCAAACCCAAGGATCGGGAGCAAAACCGCGACTTTATCGCGCGGCTCTCGGGCCGCACCCACGAGGTCTTCACCGGACACGCGCTCCGACGCGGTGAAGGGCGCGCCGAGCGGGTCGTCAGGACCGCCGTGCGCTTTCGCAAGCTCACCGACGACGAGATCGACCGCTACGTGGCGACCGGCGAAGGGCTCGACAAAGCGGGCGGTTACGCCGTGCAGGGCCGCGGCGCGGCGCTCGTGCGCGAGGTGCGCGGCTGCTACTTTAGCGTCGTCGGGCTTGGGGTGGCGACGGTGGTGGCGCTCGGCCGCGAGCTAGGGGTGACGCTCGTCTAG
- a CDS encoding RNA methyltransferase, with protein sequence MGALRIVLVRPKDPANVGAAARAMKNFGLGDLHLVAPQRPIGRRAYALASHAQDVLQRAVEHESVAEALKGCTLVLGTTARERREGRMYTPREAAQTLTPEGLAVLFGPEDFGLSNDDLKHCQGYIRIPTAAYASLNLAQAVQLVAYEWFVTSQEQPPPSPPEERAARELLEGMYDHLLKTLHLIGYTDAQRQGSAERLFRAIFDRADLSAREVAALRGLWRQVAWAVTRGSAREQGS encoded by the coding sequence GTGGGTGCGCTGCGTATCGTGCTTGTTCGGCCCAAAGACCCCGCGAACGTCGGTGCGGCCGCGCGGGCGATGAAAAACTTTGGCCTCGGCGACCTCCACCTTGTCGCGCCACAGCGCCCCATCGGTCGGCGCGCCTACGCGCTCGCCTCGCACGCCCAGGACGTGCTGCAGCGTGCCGTGGAGCATGAGAGCGTCGCCGAAGCCCTAAAGGGTTGCACGCTGGTACTCGGGACGACTGCGAGGGAGCGCCGGGAGGGGCGGATGTACACGCCCCGAGAGGCCGCGCAGACGCTCACACCGGAGGGGCTCGCGGTCCTTTTCGGCCCCGAGGACTTCGGCCTCAGCAACGACGACCTCAAGCACTGCCAGGGCTACATCCGCATCCCGACCGCCGCCTACGCTTCGCTCAACCTGGCTCAAGCGGTGCAGCTCGTCGCTTACGAGTGGTTTGTCACCTCGCAGGAGCAGCCCCCCCCGAGCCCCCCGGAGGAGCGTGCCGCGCGGGAGCTGCTCGAGGGGATGTACGACCACCTCCTCAAGACCCTGCACCTGATCGGTTACACCGACGCCCAACGCCAGGGGAGCGCCGAGCGGCTCTTTCGCGCCATCTTCGACCGCGCCGACCTGAGCGCGCGCGAGGTCGCCGCGCTCCGCGGCCTCTGGCGCCAGGTGGCGTGGGCCGTGACGCGGGGCAGCGCGAGGGAGCAGGGTTCGTAG
- the rpsT gene encoding 30S ribosomal protein S20, with product MMARNPSAMKYHRQSQKARAKNRAAKSTIRTFGKKAVEAAERGDLEAAAKFQRVTVSLIDRAAKGSTLHKNAAARRKSRLARRLNKLAAEQAQAG from the coding sequence ATCATGGCAAGAAACCCGTCGGCAATGAAGTACCACCGCCAGTCGCAAAAAGCCAGGGCGAAAAACCGCGCCGCGAAGAGCACCATCCGCACCTTCGGCAAAAAAGCCGTCGAGGCGGCCGAGCGGGGCGACCTGGAGGCCGCCGCGAAGTTTCAGCGCGTGACGGTGAGCCTCATCGACCGCGCCGCGAAGGGCTCGACGCTGCACAAAAACGCCGCGGCGCGGCGCAAGTCGCGCCTCGCTAGGCGCCTCAACAAGCTCGCCGCTGAGCAGGCGCAAGCGGGCTAG
- a CDS encoding DUF2946 family protein, with product MRHRRVCNHNALRWVARAALALAVGLGVSLAPYAPHKVAAFGQLGHGATCAAHPHHPTPERSHGEHKSHHDRGEPHCALCVVGAGLLAPEVNPTVASLRRFRTARAATRAPSHRTVAHYRSRAPPRAA from the coding sequence ATGAGGCACCGGCGCGTCTGCAACCATAACGCGCTCCGCTGGGTAGCGCGGGCCGCTCTGGCCCTGGCCGTGGGGCTCGGGGTCTCTCTGGCCCCCTACGCACCGCACAAGGTGGCCGCGTTCGGTCAGCTCGGCCACGGAGCGACATGCGCCGCGCACCCCCATCACCCCACCCCGGAGCGCTCACACGGCGAGCACAAAAGCCATCACGACCGCGGCGAGCCGCACTGCGCGCTCTGCGTCGTCGGCGCGGGGCTCCTCGCCCCCGAAGTCAACCCGACCGTCGCCTCGCTGCGCCGCTTTAGAACCGCTCGCGCCGCGACCCGAGCGCCCTCTCACCGCACCGTCGCGCACTACCGGAGCCGCGCGCCACCCCGCGCAGCGTAG
- a CDS encoding M15 family metallopeptidase has translation MAKLAQLLLFACAFALAAPLPPCAYGDVRTPLSDLDDWPYTLLDTTYRLPESYAPNDLVSAELAGFAGGFLVRELVIDDLRALREAAEADGLALELTSAYRSYGYQERTFAYWVAREGLEAALRSSARAGHSEHQLGTALDFRSAGGPDPWDVSDWGETPEGRWLAENAHRFGFVMSYPAGQEELTCYIYEPWHYRYVGREVARAVTESGLTLREWLWRRGSGER, from the coding sequence TTGGCAAAGCTCGCGCAGCTCCTCCTTTTCGCGTGCGCGTTCGCGCTCGCCGCGCCGCTGCCCCCGTGCGCCTACGGGGACGTCCGGACGCCCCTCAGCGACCTCGACGACTGGCCCTACACCCTGCTCGACACCACCTACCGGCTCCCCGAGAGCTACGCCCCAAATGACCTCGTCAGCGCCGAGCTGGCGGGGTTCGCGGGTGGCTTTTTGGTGCGCGAGCTCGTGATTGACGACCTCCGGGCGCTGCGCGAAGCGGCCGAAGCCGACGGGCTAGCGCTCGAGCTCACCTCCGCCTACCGTTCGTACGGCTACCAGGAGCGAACCTTCGCCTACTGGGTGGCGCGCGAGGGGCTCGAGGCCGCTTTGAGGAGCAGCGCTCGAGCCGGCCACTCCGAACACCAGCTCGGCACGGCGCTCGACTTTCGCAGCGCGGGCGGCCCCGACCCCTGGGACGTGAGCGACTGGGGCGAGACCCCGGAGGGCCGCTGGCTCGCCGAGAACGCCCACCGCTTCGGTTTCGTGATGAGCTACCCCGCGGGCCAAGAGGAACTCACCTGCTATATCTACGAACCCTGGCACTACCGCTACGTGGGCCGCGAGGTCGCGCGGGCGGTCACCGAGAGCGGGCTGACGCTGCGGGAGTGGTTGTGGCGGCGGGGTTCGGGGGAGCGCTAG